From Vicia villosa cultivar HV-30 ecotype Madison, WI unplaced genomic scaffold, Vvil1.0 ctg.000938F_1_1, whole genome shotgun sequence, the proteins below share one genomic window:
- the LOC131632359 gene encoding uncharacterized protein LOC131632359: MSRAPILIKDLVKGNQIWKMAIRVVDLWTVTEKNGYQHIEMVIQDGEGDKIHVTTRNRDFNDWVQQVKEHDTFFLYNGEPVDNDAPLKVCSNPLKLVFNGGTTMTSVAIPGIPTHKFCFHPIENFLKGNFTHDLLYDVIGVLQDVVKTQHGGGGRKSCVNVTLRDVEGNIIELVLWDDYGKQFMNYTTPDNIYGPTIVILTHAWCKPNTVSGFPCLSNAWNGSRLYINLEHPQVDEFKASFGATALSNIPALSQSLTCDSTIQPANNFWTGLGEVKSIQEISDLGKDCYATTIGTTVGLRASKNGWYFESCTGSSGNANSEPVTKFKVEVEVVYDGHKGIFVFWDKDCIPYTKLTAKEIREVMKTAGEDNPKIWPAQLDVLLNRELAFRIKYQSQYRQFSVVKILNEEDLYNKFHNYLTTNQNPTNPPVLENSTNAPNTNQASQTSEQSLCARADSAANHTSSPEASSNTIPAKRIAMSTSVNDIILAEELTPKQSATKPKPGKKIKHLKKE, from the exons ATGTCAAGGGCTCCGATCCTTATCAAAGATCTGGTCAAGGGAAACCAGATTTGGAAAATGGCTATTAGGGTTGTTGATTTGTGGACTGTTACTGAAAAAAATGGTTATCAGCACATTGAAATGGTCATTCAAGATGGAGAG GGTGATAAGATTCATGTCACCACCAGGAATAGAGACTTCAACGATTGGGTTCAACAAGTCAAGGAGCATGACACTTTTTTTCTGTATAATGGAGAACCTGTTGACAACGATGCCCCTTTGAAAGTTTGCTCTAACCCACTCAAGCTCGTCTTCAACGGAGGAACTACGATGACGAGTGTCGCCATACCCGGAATACCAACTCACAAATTCTGTTTTCACCCGATTGAAAACTTTCTCAAAGGGAACTTCACACATGACTTGCTATATG ATGTCATTGGAGTGTTGCAAGATGTTGTTAAGACCCAACATGGAGGTGGTGGTAGAAAATCTTGCGTCAACGTCACTTTACGTGATGTCGAAGGAAATATCATTGAGCTGGTCTTATGGGATGATTACGGCAAGCAATTCATGAACTACACTACCCCGGACAACATTTATGGGCCTACTATTGTCATACTGACACATGCCTGGTGCAAGCCAAATACAG TTTCCGGTTTCCCGTGTCTATCCAATGCATGGAACGGCTCAAGGCTTTACATAAACTTGGAGCATCCACAAGTCGACGAATTCAAAGCTAG TTTTGGAGCAACTGCTTTGTCCAATATACCTGCCCTTTCCCAATCACTAACCTGTGATTCAACCATTCAACCTGCTAACAACTTCTGGACTGGCTTGGGTGAGGTCAAGAGTATCCAAGAAATCTCTGATTTGGGAAAG GATTGTTATGCAACTACGATTGGGACTACCGTCGGTTTAAGAGCCTCCAAAAATGGTTGGTATTTTGAGTCATGCACTGGATCCTCTGGGAATGCAAATTCGGAACCTGTTACCAA ATTCAAAGTTGAAGTGGAGGTAGTATATGATGGACACAAGGGGATCTTTGTTTTTTGGGATAAGGATTGTATTCCTTATACTAAACTGACTGCTAAGGAAATTAGAGAAGTTATGAAGACG GCTGGAGAGGACAACCCAAAGATTTGGCCTGCTCAACTCGATGTCTTGCTGAATAGAGAACTCGCCTTTCGTATCAAGTATCAATCACAATACCGGCAATTCTCAGTCGTGAAAATACTTAATGAGGAAGACCTTTACAACAAGTTTCACAACTACCTCACCACCAATCAG AATCCAACCAATCCTCCTGTTCTAGAAAATTCCACCAACGCTCCTAATACAAACCAA GCCTCACAAACATCTGAACAATCTCTTTGCGCTAGAGCTGACTCGGCTGCTAACCATACTTCGAGTCCAGAAGcaagctccaacaccattcctgCCAAGAGGATTGCTATGTCAACATCGGTTAATGATATCATACTGGCTGAAGAACTCACTCCTAAGCAATCGGCCACAAAACCCAAGCCTGGAAAGAAGATTAAGCACTTGAAGAAGGAGTAA
- the LOC131632377 gene encoding rac-like GTP-binding protein RAC1, with amino-acid sequence MSGSRFIKCVTVGDGAVGKTCLLISYTSNTFPTDYVPTVFDNFSANVVVDGSTINLGLWDTAGQEDYNRLRPLSYRGADVFLLAFSLISRASYENIAKKWIPELRHYAPGVPIILVGTKLDLRDDNQFFQDHPGAAPITTAQGEELRKLIGAPVYIECSSKTQKNVKAVFDAAIKVVLQPPKQKKPKRKGHKACSIL; translated from the exons ATGAGTGGTTCCAGATTCATAAAGTGTGTCACTGTAGGCGATGGAGCCGTTGGCAAGACTTGTTTGCTTATCTCCTATACCAGCAACACTTTCCCCACG GACTATGTGCCCACTGTCTTTGACAATTTCAGTGCAAATGTAGTTGTGGATGGGAGCACTATAAATTTGGGGTTGTGGGATACTGCTG GTCAAGAAGATTACAATAGATTAAGACCCTTAAGCTACCGTGGAGCTGATGTTTTCCTGCTTGCATTTTCTCTCATAAGTAGAGCTAGCTATGAGAATATTGCCAAGAAA TGGATTCCTGAGTTGAGGCATTATGCTCCTGGTGTTCCAATTATTCTCGTTGGAACGAAACTTG ATCTTCGAGATGACAACCAGTTCTTTCAAGACCATCCTGGTGCTGCGCCAATCACCACAGCACAG GGCGAGGAACTCAGAAAACTTATCGGTGCTCCAGTTTACATAGAATGTAGTTCCAAAACACAAAAG AATGTGAAGGCTGTTTTCGACGCGGCCATCAAAGTAGTTCTACAGCCGCCAAAACAAAAGAAACCTAAGAGAAAGGGGCATAAAGCCTGTTCTATTTTGTGA
- the LOC131632378 gene encoding ubiquitin-conjugating enzyme E2 28-like, whose protein sequence is MASKRIVKELKDLQRDPPTSCSAGPVGEDMFHWQATIIGPNDSPYAGGVFLVTIHFPPDYPFKPPKVAFRTKVFHPNINSNGNICLDILKEQWSPALTISKVLLSICSLLTDPNPDDPLVPEVAHMCKTDRVKYESTARSWTQKFAMG, encoded by the exons ATGGCTTCCAAGAGAATAGTAAAAGAGCTCAAGGACTTGCAGAGAGATCCACCAACTTCATGCAGTGCAG GTCCTGTCGGCGAGGACATGTTTCATTGGCAAGCAACCATCATCGGTCCAAATGATAGTCCTTATGCTGGTGGTGTTTTCCTTGTTACCATTCATTTTCCTCCTGATTATCCCTTCAAACCTCCCAAG GTTGCATTCAGGACAAAGGTATTTCATCCAAACATTAACAGCAACGGAAATATTTGCCTTGACATACTCAAAGAACAATGGAGTCCTGCTCTCACAATATCCAAG GTGCTGCTCTCTATATGTTCTCTGCTAACAGATCCAAATCCCGACGACCCTCTTGTGCCTGAAGTTGCTCATATGTGCAAAACCGACAGAGTCAAGTATGAGTCTACTGCTAGAAGCTGGACTCAGAAGTTTGCCATGGGATAA